The region CTGAGGGTTTGCAGGATTCAGATCTCATCGCAGCAATCTCTACTCGCATTCAGATTTCATCGCCATCATTTTTCTCTCATTAGTTGGGAAAGTATATTTATCTTGAAAGAAAAGCTTTCCAACACGTGGGGGAATAATGATTGTGAATTAAAAACCTCTCGACCAGCAGTGCCGTCTTTCATATCGACTCCGACAAATCATCGtgaatttcattaataaaatctaaaatgctGTCTTAACGCCGACAGATAACGGCGGTTAAGGGGCGTTTTATCTGCGCATAGATAACCAACGCTTCGATAAGAAAACTTCCGTATAACAATCCGTTATTTACTTACCTAAATCTAAGTGCAATTATCTTGACGTAATTGCTGATTATAGCTTAAATCAACCGGTGTCAGGCTGTTTAAATTCTGCTATTTATTGTGAACAGTGATTGAACACTGCGtgttataaagatgatattgaAGATCCCACcattagctcaaggaaacatttcgaacTCTTATCGTTCTTAGTGTaggattttatatcatctttacAACACAGATTCAGAGAATGTTTCATCTGTCGAGACTTTTAGGATATAATCGAAAAAGCCATTAGCTCAAGGAACCATTTCTGACTTTTTAGTTATACGTGGTGTTAGATTGTATATAGATCTTAGTGATAACCATTGACGAGACGCTATtcgtgttgtgacgatattATAACGAGAATCCCACAACATTGATCCTTTTTAATAATTTGCTTTTAgcttgtaactgtttctatgttatttcattttctgactTAATTTTTTTCGTCATTATTGTGAGATTCTCGTTGCATTTTTGAAAGATTATTAAGGGAAGTATTGTCATACATTCTCCTATACGATTGTCTCAGCATCCACTGTATTTTCAATCAGGAATATGACCACGGTTCGCGTCTGGGGCTCCTGTTGACAGAAAGAATAGTTACTCCGGCCGAATCAATCGCTGCCGTGATTGCCGTTCCATTTATTTCGTGGCATGGTAATTATATTTAGTGACGACGTGTGGAATCCCACTGAGGACTGGCGTATAAAAGAAATCTAAGTGACCACAAAAACAAACGTTCCCGCCGGAACACTGACCAAAATATCGTTAGACGCACGGATTTATGGACGAATATTGCTGCTGCTTTCCCTAAGAGACGCAAAATAGCAATTCGTATAAATGTAACGCTGTAATATATATAAGAAAGCTGAAGTAAACTCGGTTAACAGAAGACCTGTTTTTTACCCCGGACTCAGATTTACCGCACCTGGCAATATATACAACAAGTTTCCTGACTCCAATTTATGAACGATCCTTGTTCCGAGTGTCCGACTGGAATTCGGGTGTTACCTCGGACATAGTGTAATAGTCCCGTGAGATCCGAGGCAAGCGGAGTATAGTTCACGAGGATGTACCTGAATAACTTTATATTTCCAGTTATGAATAATTCACAGTACTGAATAACTGTATCACATTGTAATATTTAAGTGGTACtttaaaatcattgatttcaATGCGAtagaataatacaatattgaTGCAATGCATCGGATGTCCGCACTGTGCTGAACCACTTTGCATATTGCATTTTTGACATGTTGTTTTGAATCTAAAATTTCTCGCATGATTTGCAACCGTTCTCCCCTCGGATAGTTAAATGATACCCCGAGGTTATTCTGAGATAATCCCcgatgaattttgtttaatCTATCGTTGTGAAAATACTCGTCAAAAAGCGGTTTGAACGTTGTTACAGTTGGTGGCGTAATTAGCTTAGTTAGgttgaatttgatatgaaaaatactaaaaatgtCCCCCTGGAAATGTCCATAAAGTGTCGAAGTTTCACACTGAGTTTTTATGATAATCAAATTAAGTAAAGATTTATGTAAGATGAACAAGAAACGCGAAATTTTTTAACTAGATAGAATTCTATAGAATTGACTTGTGATTCTGTTCTGGATGAATAGTTGCGGGATTCCCATTCAAATGAATAATGACGTCACTGGAGATTCCACTCTATGAATTCCAGTCGAGCATGTCAGTGATCATACCGGTCAGTGTGGCCGAAGGGTAGGTCGATCGCCTCAGAGACCGGAGGTTAGAGATCGAATCCTCGCTTGGGTGGCCGCTTTGAAATACGAAACACACACAAAACTTAAATAGATAGAATGATtaacttttttcattttgttccaaaaaatcgaaattttCTGTTTCTATTTAGTTCCCGATAATATTTAGTAATCGGCAGTAAATCTAGACACGGGTTTGATGGGTTCAGGTGTCCTTCAGAGTCGATACAATATACAAGAAATAAGTTTATCGTTTGGTAAGATtcgaatttctttttagattgtataaagatatatttcgaaattaaaaaataaatcttttttcacGCCCTAAAATAGAACCCGATATTCACGCATATTGTTTTCAAGGAGATTGAATTGAACATGCGCGAACTTTCTACAATAAATCACTCAATATTGCagataatgaatatttcattaattggtaACTAACGCGATGTTACTGAATCCGTCGTGAGTactttttaaatcattgatttaAATGCAATGATGTCGATGGATTTAGAAGTATATTTTTAACGCCGTAAAAACTTGTCTAAGTGGTACTGTAATATTCGATGGGCCTCGTAATGAACTTATTACAGAGGCCCCTCGTCAACATTTAGCCAGGAGTCCGGCGGTTTTTTTACGCtgttaaaacatttagaaatgtttttttacgCATTGATAACTACTATGAGTTACTTAAAGGGTACTTCATGAGTTAATGTGCACTTCGTCATCGATATTGGAGtttagaaataataataacgttcatttttttcatttaacgttcatcaatcaaatttcatgACCGTTATTTTCGTACTTTCCTTTTAATTAtgaattacaaatttcaaaggCAGTTTTAATAGGGTGGTGTATGAgttgatgtgcactacgtcatcaatattggggcTAGACCGGTTGCCGGTGAActgaattaaattgaattgaaattgtcgATACCACCAAATAGTGTCCATGGAGATGTAAATATCAGGCCAGCGATTTCAGTGGTACGTCATGTATTCTTTCAAAGCATCAATAAACTATAAAATTAGcttcatttttaaatcattgaattcaaTGCGAAGATGACGCTCGATTTAGAAACATATTTCTGTAGTTGCCGTTTTAACGATTGCAAACAGTCCTGGAATTCAAGTGTAGTACACAGCGATACGAATCTGAATGTTACAATGAAAGAAAATCGATAAAGATTAAAGacgttttcatttgtttttatttgcgAATCGTTGATGAaagaaacattttaaattgCGTCGTTTAACTGAAGACTCATTAAAACTCCTCTCTAATAGATCGGCACAGCTCATGAGATCGTATTTGTTAATTTTCGATTCTGGCAACTggaatcaaaatatcatgaattcgTTCGTCATGAATAAAATGTCGCGATAAATCATCGCGTGCCAGAAATCGAGATATCAAACCATCAGTTTCataaatctaaattcaaaAAACGGTGACTTCGCTTCAAAACGTTCAACATTCGCACACAGTCTGAAAGTCATTATCTAACTATTTAAGAAGCGGTGGTATTTATCACCTTCAGCCAGTCTTCTAATCTTAGAGTTGTCATTTTCGTTTTGATTACTTTTCCCGATGTGTTTTTATAGCGCTCTGCACATTGAATGGTAGGAGAGGGAGgcagggaggagagggagagagggagagatggagagagggaggcagggaggagagggaggcagggaggagagggagagagggtggagagggaggagagggagacagGGAGGAAAGGAAAgcagagagagggaggcagggaggagagggagagagggtggagagaggcagtgAGGGATGGAGAGGGAAGAgggaagagagagggagagaggataGGAGGCAGGGAGGAGAGGAAAgcagagagagggaggcagagagagggaggcagggaggagagggagggagggagggaggagagggaggaaaGGGAGgcagggaggagagggagagagggtggAGAGGGAGgcagagagagggaggcagggaggagagggagggagggagggaggagagggaggaaaGGGAGgcagggaggagagggagagagggtggAGAGGGAGgcagagagagggaggcagggaggagagggagagagggtggAGAGGGAGgcagagagagggaggcagggaggagagggagagagggtggagagaggcagtgAGGGATGGAGAGGGAAGAGGGAAgagagaaagggagagagGCAGTGAGGGATGGAGAGGGAAGAGGGAAgagagaaagggagagagGATAGGAGGCAGGGAGGAGAGTGGaataagagagagagagagagtgcgAGGAGAGACAAGGAAAAGAGACTTCACTTGTTATTCTTAGAGCATACACGTCATCCAAGctcaattgaattaaaaagCTAAAAGCAATCCATCGGATTGGTAAAATTGCACACGCCTAATAAGCCCCAAGCGGGCTATGTCAAGTCGGTATTGTCTTGTAAATGAACTtaaataaatgcaaaaattCGTCTCGTTTATTCAGTGAAACTTCATTAAGTCTACTGCTTTATAAGTATGTTCTAACCGTGGTCTGCGCGTCGCTGCGACacagagagagcgagagagagagtgagagacgACGGATCGAACATTCGATGAGCaatcatcaatttcaccaAGCCGCGCTCCCTGGATAACCTATATTGCCATAATCCATCATTACATCAACGTTCTTTGACGTTTGCTGAAATCGGTTAAAGTCAATATTTGATTCGCTATACGTGTATATTgtctgtatatatgtataactaGCTTGAGTATAATAGAATTAGGAATACATAAGACCCCTTTAATAACGTCAGTCAATTCTCTTCAAACAACAGACGAAGCCGTTGAAAACCATTAGTAAACGTTTGTTcgtaaataatatttaaataGTTTTGacgttttctaatttcagatGATCTAAAGATTGCCGTCTAATCACCAGCCGATATCAGATTCGGCGTTCAGAAAATGTATGATAATCTTCCGGCGTCTTCGTTCGTTCGAACTGACAGCGACAGATGAAGGCAGCAGGTGACAGTCATAACAAGTTATATATGGAAATACATACATTTAGTGAACGCTACGAACCGAATTCAAACTCGACGACATTTTCACAAAATGCTTCATTCGACGTTTACATCGCCGAAAAAGAAACGGATTTATTCGCAAACGAAACCGCCTTGAACGTTACGTTGAATCTGACGTTAAACAAGGAGAATTTTCATTTACCGACGGCCGTTGTTTCCGGTATGTTCCTGTCGATTATAATCAGTATGACTATCGGAGGGAATGTTCTCGTCTTGTTGGCGGTGTTCGTCAACTCTCATCTCAGGAGTACCACTAATATATTCATAGTTAATCTAGCAGTCGCCGATCTCTTACTAGGCACTGCCGTCTTACCTTTTTCGGCCAGCAAAGAAGTTATAAATTATTGGGCATTTGGTCAGACTTTCTGTGATATTTGGGCCGCGGTTGATGTTTTGTGTTGTACGGCGTCCATTATGAGTTTATGCGTGATAAGTATCGATCGATATATCGGAGTTACTCGACCGTTACAACACTCGACGATAATGACAGAAAAAAGAGCAATAATTATAGTATTATGTGTATGGATAGCATCTATAGCAATCTGTGTAGCACCCCTCGTCGGTTGGAAGGAACCTCCCGATCCTAACCCGTTGGTGTGTACGGTCACCGAACAATTAGGATATGTGATATTTTCAGTCTCGTGGTCGTTTTATATTCCCCTGATCATAATTCTGATCGTTTACTTCCGGATCTATCGCGAGGCCTTGAAACAATCGCGTTTCCTAGCAACCGGAATTAAAACGTCGAAAGGTGGCGCTAAAGACGATGCAGCTGCGACGATTACGTTACGAGTTCATACCGGTGGTACCCGCGGCGGTACCGGCGGTAACGCGGGTGCTAGGGATCAGCCCTATACCAGTTCAAGTTCCAGCGAGCATTCGGACAGTTCTGGTAGAAAGTATCACTCTAGACTGACCCTAGCCGGTAAAATGGCTAAGTTTAAAAGGGAGAAGAAAGCCGCACAAACGTTAGGAATAGTCGTCGGTGTTTTCATCCTGTGTTGGTTCCCGTTCTTTTTTATTCTACCTTTAGGTGAGTATAACACGTGAGATATTTGTGAAATTGGCACAAACCGCTTCAAACCTGATGAGCGTGCCCCGTTTGAACTGATCCGCATAAGACAAATTACCACAAATACCAAAACCAGTAATTTCTCTCCAGCGCAGAAGCCAATTAGCCATCAGTAAGTCACGAATGATTTTTGTACCATTTTTCTGCCGGGAAGAAATTCTATATCGGTCGCGAGGGATTAGATGTAACCCTCCCGGACCGAACGCAAAATGGTGTCATGATTCCCAAACTCTTTGCGGCGATTACTTTGTTTCTCTTAATTCCTATCACGCAGTTGGCAAATTGACCAGATCGTCGTAATTGAGCTACATTTCGCCGTCGAAATGGTCTCATTCTATATCGCGGCCCCTTTAACCGCTACTTTCTTAGTTTCCCCCCTCCCAATATCACCATTAAGTACAGTAATGCGGAATTCAGTATTTCAAAAAATGTGACTAATTAtagaatgatttaaaaaacgaCAGGACAAAAGTACTGGCTGGCAAACCATTTCGTTAGGGTTCTTTTTGTCGCCAAAATGAGCCTTTAGTTTTTACCTTTCGAACGGATAAGATTTTGTAGACTTTAATCGTCGGGATGTCACCCGGGTGCCTTGTTATTGCTTCGATTTGCTTCACAAGCTTTGAAAAAAGgacataaaagaaaaaatgaaattagtcTGGGATGCTAGTATTCTATCGACCAGCGAACCGCTCTCTCTCTCGAGTGTGAATAATTGGTTTAACTTAACGTCAGAAATCTGTTTGTCAATCTAATATACAAATTCAATCGAAAACACAGGAATATCTGCAGGGCGATGTTTGCCAACTAATATTGTCTGTACAGTGATTTGTAGTGGGTTTTACCGCGACAACAACAATATATGGACATAAACTAACAAAccataattatatttcattatacACTGTATATATTTATGCGTTCAAATCACATACGTCTAGACGCTGGGCCGCGTGTTCTGTTTGTTTGCTGTTTTATTAAGTGAATCTCCCTAGATTCGATTGATGTTGCATCCAAAATCATCGAGCTACCCTCTcttcctccctcccctctctctctgtccCCCATCTCTCATCTCCCGCTCTCCACCTCTCCCtctttccctctccctctctctctctcatcttCACCCTCTATCCCTCTGTCTCATCTCGCAttatttctctctctctcccatcTTGTTACTAGAATGCTAACCCGACTACCCGGGAAAGAGTGCGTTTACGTGTCACAGATTATCTCAGATGTAAAGGGCTTCAGTTGTTGATATTTCAATCGTCAGTTTGAGTTGATTTGATCGAAGTCCTCGCGTAGCCGTGCGGTGTCTACCTCAAAACTTTGTAAATCGGGAATTCGATGGATTTATGGAAGTTTTCCCGTCGCGATCTGAATTTAacgaattgatattttctgttgagTTGGTCTTTACAAAAATCTACAAACAAGAGCGGAGTTTATATTCAAAAGCAGAACGTTCGGTTTCTGAGTAAAGACCCGCTTCATTAGGTGTGGAGAAAGTCTAAataatgtatgaattatttatagcGGGTTTTCATATATCTATGGTATGGTTGTTCTACAATTCAGGCAACAGTCCAGCTCATTCCCTAGTATTGTAGATACCAGTGGGAGGAGGCCATAAAACTTAAAACTTtgaaaaccaattgatgaaacactccaAGTCGTAGAGATAATATAAATCCCGTGTTAGGAATAAAAACAgttcgaaatgtttccttgggCTGAAATTCACTCGATGTTTTGACTTTATccaaatagtcatcttcaggaatacaggACTATAATAGGATACAGGaaatcattgataaaacactgatGATGAGTCAGTCAGTTAGtatagaaaaattgaaaatataccaAGAAAACATTTTCGGTATCAATTTCGCTTCCCGAGTGTGggatttttctattatttctatataaaatcaaagcTTCAGGCCGTACAATCGTTTCGCAATTTGTGAATCCTTAAAGATACATACAAAAATAGTTTGTAAAGGTGTTGAGCAGTATTTCATCCTAGCCGCAGAACCGAGTTGGCGTTATAACTGTCGCATTGACCTCGGGGAACCAAGGTCTCCTGATGTAATTCCTGATTAGCATTGCTCTTCACACTCAGTAGCTGTGTAAATATCGGCCAGGATGTGCATATGAGCCACATCTGTGCCGCGTCCTTTCATGGGAActagaaatattgaatatttctgtaaaaGGCTTCCATTATAGATTTACATTAATTCAGCGACAAggtaaatttatatttacctTTTAGCAGGAAGGGATTAATCGCCTTATAAACACATTGAATATAAACCTCGCTTGCCGCATACAGTTTACACGGTCCGAGAGCTGGCTGTCTCGCtgtaccgtacagtgctgccgctatgctcatcgttagcggattTTTCGTACACTAACAGGAActaactctggcaatcgacgggTGGCGCCATCGATTACCAAAATTCAAGTTTTTTAATTCACAATTTACCTTGTTCCTAAACATCGAAATATGTGTTTATACTACCAGAGCCCTTTCATGCTAATGTTTGAACATTCTGCTAATGTTTGAGAATAGCGGCAGCACTTTACGGTATAGTTCAACAGGACCCACGACTGCCACAGTCGGCTCGTATTAGTGTATGAAAAGTCCGCTAACgttgagcatagcggcagcactatACGGTTTAATGAGGATCGCCTAAAAAACTTTCCTCCGTAACAAATATTGAGTCCTTTATTTCAGGCATACCTAAAACGAACAAATGAAAGTCCTAGGGCCCCATTTTGGGAATCAGTGTTTTGAATTACTTCAAACATTATTGTCGTTAACTGATTTGGAATGCAGGTGTGTAAGGcggtataaaaatgaaaattatttaatCAATAGATAAAGACATATAGAAGCAAAAGAGTTCATTATTCAACTATCCCTATATATAGAATCTGCTGAAGATAGAGATAGTTCATACAGTTTTCCAAAAGTAGACCAGACAACGATAGCTGGTTGAACTATAATTGAACAGATCGCTGTCACCAGTAGCAATAGTAATTGTACCCGACATTTCATCTCGCACCGTTCTCTTTTTCATACTCGACTCACATTTATTACGTTCTGGAATTAAA is a window of Tubulanus polymorphus chromosome 2, tnTubPoly1.2, whole genome shotgun sequence DNA encoding:
- the LOC141899188 gene encoding alpha-1A adrenergic receptor-like, with protein sequence TLNKENFHLPTAVVSGMFLSIIISMTIGGNVLVLLAVFVNSHLRSTTNIFIVNLAVADLLLGTAVLPFSASKEVINYWAFGQTFCDIWAAVDVLCCTASIMSLCVISIDRYIGVTRPLQHSTIMTEKRAIIIVLCVWIASIAICVAPLVGWKEPPDPNPLVCTVTEQLGYVIFSVSWSFYIPLIIILIVYFRIYREALKQSRFLATGIKTSKGGAKDDAAATITLRVHTGGTRGGTGGNAGARDQPYTSSSSSEHSDSSGRKYHSRLTLAGKMAKFKREKKAAQTLGIVVGVFILCWFPFFFILPLGALCPSCYIPEMAFKIFFWLGYCNSTMNPIIYACSSREFKRAFKRILRCQFRRRPRKFLDTAAEPSTSTTEICRLSVANSSRHKSSPDSERGPLRWSMKKSFSSHFPGSRRSSLEDSPILPLRQILERSSSSSRKRTGNETLKLDEDDVYNGDNSDDEKQSDSLSPSNSKHTSLSHVSTPPRSLNASNSGNFNGLCPGKTPLPGTGAAVNGRVKRGSGVINFSSHKIPDIKVHSAENCSSEARSTVDVSSEKHAGISNQLRMPRARSHYW